One segment of Proteus appendicitidis DNA contains the following:
- the ileS gene encoding isoleucine--tRNA ligase, with protein sequence MSDYKNTLNLPETGFPMRGDLAKREPEMLSRWYKEGLYQAIRQAKSGKKTFILHDGPPYANGNIHIGHSVNKILKDIIIKSKGLSGFDSPYIPGWDCHGLPIELKVEQIVGKPGEKISAAQFREECRKYAYEQIEAQKKDFIRLGVLGDWEKPYLTMDYKTEANTIRALARIIANGHLLKGAKPVHWCTACGSSLAEAEVEYYDKTSPSIDVRFTAVDPNAVAAKFHATTDKPISLVIWTTTPWTLPANRAIALNAEFNYALVSFNDECVILAADLVEGVMKRIGVTSWTVLGECKGADLELLRFNHPFMGFDVPAILGDHVTLEAGTGAVHTAPGHGPDDFVVGQKYGLEVANPVGPNGCYLAGTYPTLDGVFVFKANDVIVELLKEKGALLHHEAMQHSYPCCWRHKTPVIFRATPQWFIGMDKNGLRQQSLKEIKGVKWIPDWGQARIESMVENRPDWCISRQRTWGTPMSLFVHKETQEPHPRTLELMEEVAKRVEVSGIQAWWDLDIREVLGDEADDYMKTPDTLDVWFDSGSTHSTVVDARPEFHGNSADMYLEGSDQHRGWFMSSLMISTAIKGKAPYREVLTHGFTVDGQGRKMSKSIGNTVSPQDVMDKLGADILRLWVASTDYTGEIAVSDEILKRSADTYRRIRNTARFFLANLNGFDPAKHQVKPEDMVTLDRWAVGRAKAAQADILKHYENYDFHNVIQRLMQFCSVEMGSFYLDIIKDRQYTAKSDSIARRSCQTALFHICEALVRWMAPVMSFTADEIWNELPGERAKYVLTEEWYTDLFGLDASETLNDDYWAELLAVRGEVNKVLEQARTDKQLRGSLEASVTLYADKALADKLNALGNELRFVLLTSQAKVADINEAPETALASDMAGLKIAFNKADGEKCPRCWHYATDIGQVAEHAELCGRCVTNVAGNGEERKFA encoded by the coding sequence ATGAGTGACTATAAAAATACCCTGAACTTACCAGAAACAGGGTTCCCTATGCGCGGGGATTTAGCAAAGCGCGAGCCAGAGATGTTATCACGTTGGTACAAAGAAGGTTTGTATCAAGCAATTCGTCAGGCTAAAAGTGGTAAGAAAACATTTATTTTGCACGATGGCCCTCCATACGCCAACGGCAATATTCATATTGGTCACTCAGTAAACAAAATTCTCAAAGATATTATTATTAAATCCAAAGGGCTGTCAGGCTTTGATTCTCCGTACATTCCAGGATGGGATTGTCACGGATTACCTATCGAACTAAAAGTTGAACAAATCGTAGGTAAACCAGGAGAGAAAATATCTGCAGCGCAATTCCGCGAGGAATGCCGTAAATACGCTTACGAGCAAATTGAAGCACAGAAAAAAGATTTTATTCGTTTAGGTGTTCTAGGAGATTGGGAAAAACCTTATCTTACAATGGACTATAAAACTGAAGCGAATACTATCCGTGCATTAGCGCGCATTATCGCAAATGGTCACCTGTTAAAAGGGGCTAAACCTGTTCACTGGTGTACTGCATGTGGTTCATCGCTGGCAGAAGCTGAAGTTGAATATTACGATAAAACTTCACCTTCGATTGATGTGCGTTTCACCGCCGTTGATCCAAACGCAGTTGCTGCAAAATTCCATGCAACAACAGATAAGCCTATTTCTTTGGTTATCTGGACAACAACGCCTTGGACATTACCTGCTAACCGCGCTATCGCATTAAATGCTGAATTTAATTACGCGTTAGTCTCTTTTAACGATGAATGCGTGATTTTAGCCGCTGATCTTGTTGAAGGCGTAATGAAGCGTATTGGCGTAACAAGCTGGACTGTTTTAGGCGAATGCAAGGGTGCTGATTTAGAACTACTGCGCTTTAATCATCCATTTATGGGCTTTGATGTACCTGCAATTTTAGGTGATCACGTTACTTTAGAAGCGGGTACAGGTGCTGTTCATACTGCACCAGGCCACGGCCCTGATGACTTCGTTGTTGGTCAAAAATACGGTTTAGAAGTCGCAAACCCAGTTGGTCCAAATGGTTGTTACTTGGCTGGTACTTATCCAACATTAGATGGCGTGTTTGTTTTTAAAGCGAATGATGTGATTGTAGAGCTGTTAAAAGAAAAAGGCGCTCTATTACATCACGAAGCCATGCAACACAGTTATCCATGTTGCTGGAGACATAAAACTCCGGTTATTTTCCGTGCTACACCACAATGGTTTATTGGCATGGATAAAAACGGTTTACGTCAGCAATCATTAAAAGAGATCAAAGGTGTTAAATGGATCCCTGATTGGGGTCAAGCACGTATTGAATCAATGGTTGAAAACCGTCCTGACTGGTGTATCTCTCGTCAGCGTACTTGGGGAACGCCAATGTCTCTGTTTGTTCACAAAGAGACTCAAGAGCCACATCCACGTACTTTAGAGTTAATGGAAGAAGTGGCAAAACGTGTTGAAGTGAGTGGTATTCAAGCATGGTGGGATTTAGATATCCGCGAAGTGCTGGGTGATGAAGCTGACGATTACATGAAAACGCCAGATACACTGGATGTTTGGTTCGATTCAGGATCAACACACTCAACAGTTGTTGATGCGCGTCCTGAATTCCACGGCAATTCAGCAGATATGTACTTAGAAGGCTCTGACCAACATCGTGGCTGGTTTATGTCTTCACTGATGATCTCGACTGCAATCAAAGGCAAAGCGCCTTACCGTGAAGTGTTAACGCATGGTTTTACCGTAGATGGACAAGGCCGTAAAATGTCTAAATCTATCGGTAACACAGTAAGCCCACAAGATGTAATGGATAAACTGGGCGCTGATATCCTACGTTTATGGGTTGCATCAACAGATTACACAGGTGAAATTGCGGTATCTGATGAGATCTTAAAACGTTCAGCAGATACTTATCGCCGTATTCGTAATACTGCGCGTTTCTTCTTAGCTAACTTAAATGGATTTGATCCTGCAAAACACCAAGTTAAGCCAGAAGATATGGTCACGTTAGATCGCTGGGCAGTAGGTCGTGCGAAAGCAGCACAAGCGGATATCCTAAAACATTATGAAAATTATGATTTCCATAATGTTATTCAGCGCCTGATGCAGTTCTGTTCAGTGGAAATGGGGTCTTTCTACTTAGATATCATCAAAGACAGACAGTACACCGCGAAAAGCGATAGCATTGCTCGTCGTAGTTGCCAAACAGCGTTATTCCATATCTGTGAAGCATTAGTTCGTTGGATGGCGCCAGTTATGTCATTCACTGCAGATGAGATCTGGAATGAGTTACCAGGCGAACGTGCAAAATATGTCTTAACGGAAGAATGGTATACCGATTTATTCGGCTTAGATGCGTCAGAAACCTTAAATGATGACTACTGGGCTGAATTACTTGCCGTTCGTGGTGAAGTCAACAAAGTATTAGAGCAAGCGCGTACAGATAAACAACTGCGTGGCTCTTTAGAAGCCTCAGTAACGCTGTATGCAGATAAAGCTTTAGCAGATAAGTTAAATGCGTTAGGTAACGAACTACGTTTTGTTTTATTAACTTCTCAAGCGAAAGTGGCAGATATTAATGAAGCACCAGAAACAGCATTAGCTTCTGATATGGCGGGTTTAAAAATCGCCTTTAACAAAGCAGATGGCGAAAAATGCCCTCGTTGTTGGCATTATGCGACAGATATCGGTCAAGTAGCGGAACACGCTGAATTATGCGGACGCTGTGTTACTAACGTAGCCGGTAACGGTGAAGAACGTAAGTTTGCTTAA